The Candidatus Omnitrophota bacterium genomic interval ATCTCCCCTCCCGCCTCGCCCAAGAAAACGTCGATCCCCGCATCCCATGGCTTTACAACTTCAAACTTGACTTTCGCTTTCGCTAACCGTAGAGTCAAATTTTCTCCCCCTTATAAATCCTTGAAGATTGGGAGAGGTTAGGTGAGGGTTGATAAAACTAGCCTAATCATCTCCTCACCCTAGCCCTATCCCAGCGGGAGAGGGGAATTAAAAGCAATGATCTTAATAGTGATTGCGATTATTTTGCAATGGCTTTAAGAAACGCTTTCAGCGGCAGCGTATTCAACACGTCTCCCGCTTCCAGCCGTCCACGTCGCGCCGTTTGCAGGCCGAATTTCAAATTGTCGAAATCCGCTTTGGAATGCGTATCGGTATCCAGCGTAAATTTTACGCCATGAGTTTTGGCTTCGCGGATATGCTTATCGTTGAGGTCGAGACGGTAGTAATGGGCGTTGATTTCCAGCGCCGTTCTCGATGCGGCGGCGGTGGAAAAAAGCCGTTCCAGATCGATATCCAACGGCGGCCGTTGGCCGATCATGCGTCCAGTCGGATGGGCGAGGATGTCTATATTGGGATTCTCTATCGCGCTGCAGATGCGTTGAGTCATTTTGTCGCGTGGCTGTTCGAAGGATGAATGGATCGCCGCGATGACGACATCCAATTGCTCTAATAGATCATCGGGAAAATCGAGCGATCCGTCGGCGCGGATATCGACTTCCGAACCAGTCAGGATGCGGAAACCCTTATGCGTTTCGTTCCAGCGATGGATTTCCTCGATCTGCCGCTGGAGCCGGTCGGGATTGAGTCCATTGGCTACGCCGAGCGAACCGGAATGATCGGTAACGGCGATGAAGCGATAGCCCCGGCGCTTCGCTTCCTCAACCAGTTCGTCCAGCGTCATGCGCCCATCGCTCCAAACCGTATGGTTATGGATGGCGGATTGAATGTCTTGCGCTTCGATGAGCGGCGGCAGTTTTCCTTCCCGCGCCAGTTCGATTTCGTCGAATCCCTCCCGCAGTTCGGGGACGATGATGGGCAGCCCCAGCGCCTGGTAAATATCCTCTTCGTTCTCTCCGCCCAGCCGCTCCTCGGTTTTGGCGTCGAATACGCCGTATTCGTTGATTTTTATCCCTTGCCGCACGGCCAGTTCCCGCAGTTTGACGTTATGCTCTTTGGAACCGGTGAAGTATTGCAGCGCCGCGCCGAAACTTAGCAGCGGGACGGAGCGCAAATCGACCTGCAGGCCGCTATGCAAAACGATGCTCAATTTCGTTTCTCCTTGAGCGAGGATGTCGCGGCGGTTTTTCGTCGCAAGAAATTCTTGCATCGCCGCTTCGCTGTTTTCGGCGGCGGCGAGGATATCCACGTCGCCGACGGTCTCCTTGCCCCGGCGCAGGCTGCCTGCGAATTCCACCCGCTGAACGCCATCGATCTGGCGTAGGCGGTTTACGATATCTTCGGCAACGGCGTAAGCGGCGCCGAGGTGGAAGCGCCCGGCGGATTGCCGCAGATTGGCGATGCCTTTAAGAATTTTCTCTTCCGTTTTTTTGCCCATGCCAGGTAGGGATTGCAGCTGTCCCGCTTCCGCCGCTTTTTGCAGTTGATCGATGGAAGCAATGCCCAAGGTTTCGTAAACCAATTTCGTTTTTTTCGGTCCCATACCGGACACGTTTAGCAGTTCAAGCAGACCAGCGGGAAGGCTGGCGAGCAATTCTTCATGGTAGGCGATTTTTCCCGTATCCAAGGCTTCCTGGATTTTTTCCGCCATGCCTTTACCGATGCCGTCGATGCTTTTCAATTCGCCTCGCTTGTGTAATTCGGCCAACGATTCGGCGAGATTTTCTACCGCCCGCGCCGCTTTCTGATAGGCGCGCACCTTGAAGACGTTTTCCCCTCGAATTTCTAACAGGTCGGTGATTTCCGCTAATAGCCTGGCGATCTCCGCATTATCCATGCCGTTCCAGCCGCCTTTCGCGCAGCAATATTCTATTCTTTTTTACGATTGTAAATGAACGGGAAGATTGAGGAAGGTTGGATTCAATATCGTTCTTTGTTCCACTGGAGTATCTCGCCGTCTCTGCCTACTATTGATTCAATATTTTCTGGGAGCGTATTTCGTGAGACGATTTTTGTCCAAGCCGCGCATCGCGTTTGTGGATTTGACCTTCAACTGGCCGCCTGTCGGCGGTTGCTGGATCGACGCCCATCACGTCATGAAGGGATTGCAGGAGCGGGGCGCCGAGGTTTGTCTATTCACGCCGGATTTTCAAACGTATTACCTGCGCGGCGATATCCGCACGAGTCCGCCCTATCCCGTGGTTTCGATTCCTTTCAACCGGTTTACGTATAATTTTTATTTCGTGATGAACCGGTTCCGACGCTGCGTTGAGGCTTTTCAACCCGATCTGATTTTTATTACCGACGGCTATCACATGAAGAATCACCTGCTGACGGCCTTCGGTCCCGAACGCTGCTTCTTGCGCTTCTACTCTTACGAATTGCTCTGCATCAATCTTCACTATTACCGCTATCATGAAAACCGCATCTGCGATATGGGCTTTTTCGATAAACCAAGGGAGTGCCATCATTGTTGGTTTCAGCGCATGCCCGCGCTGGGACGGGCGATTCAAATCGCCATGGACTGGCCGGAAACGCATCCCAAACTGCATTTTTCCCAGGAATATTTAGCGAGTCTGGCGTTTACGGATTTGTATCGCCGGCAGTTGCGTGAGAATTTGCGCCGCTTGCGGGGCGCGATCGTCTACAACGATTTCATGCGATCGAAAATATCGCTTTTAGTGGATAATATCCATATCATACCGTCCGGCGTCGACGCCAAGCGTTTCGTTCCTGCGCCGTCTCGCGCCGGTTCGGAGGTTGTGAAAATCTTCCTACCCGGACGCGCCAACGATCCGCAGAAGGGATTGCCAATCGCGATCCAAGCGCTGGAAAAATTGGCGGTGGAGGGTTTGCGGTTCGAGTTGCATTACACCGCCGCGATGGATTGTCCAACGTCTGCGCCCTGGCTAGTGAATCGGGGATGGGTGGATCAAGAAGCGCTGCCGGATTTGTACCGGCAGATG includes:
- the polX gene encoding DNA polymerase/3'-5' exonuclease PolX; the encoded protein is MDNAEIARLLAEITDLLEIRGENVFKVRAYQKAARAVENLAESLAELHKRGELKSIDGIGKGMAEKIQEALDTGKIAYHEELLASLPAGLLELLNVSGMGPKKTKLVYETLGIASIDQLQKAAEAGQLQSLPGMGKKTEEKILKGIANLRQSAGRFHLGAAYAVAEDIVNRLRQIDGVQRVEFAGSLRRGKETVGDVDILAAAENSEAAMQEFLATKNRRDILAQGETKLSIVLHSGLQVDLRSVPLLSFGAALQYFTGSKEHNVKLRELAVRQGIKINEYGVFDAKTEERLGGENEEDIYQALGLPIIVPELREGFDEIELAREGKLPPLIEAQDIQSAIHNHTVWSDGRMTLDELVEEAKRRGYRFIAVTDHSGSLGVANGLNPDRLQRQIEEIHRWNETHKGFRILTGSEVDIRADGSLDFPDDLLEQLDVVIAAIHSSFEQPRDKMTQRICSAIENPNIDILAHPTGRMIGQRPPLDIDLERLFSTAAASRTALEINAHYYRLDLNDKHIREAKTHGVKFTLDTDTHSKADFDNLKFGLQTARRGRLEAGDVLNTLPLKAFLKAIAK
- a CDS encoding glycosyltransferase family 4 protein, producing MRRFLSKPRIAFVDLTFNWPPVGGCWIDAHHVMKGLQERGAEVCLFTPDFQTYYLRGDIRTSPPYPVVSIPFNRFTYNFYFVMNRFRRCVEAFQPDLIFITDGYHMKNHLLTAFGPERCFLRFYSYELLCINLHYYRYHENRICDMGFFDKPRECHHCWFQRMPALGRAIQIAMDWPETHPKLHFSQEYLASLAFTDLYRRQLRENLRRLRGAIVYNDFMRSKISLLVDNIHIIPSGVDAKRFVPAPSRAGSEVVKIFLPGRANDPQKGLPIAIQALEKLAVEGLRFELHYTAAMDCPTSAPWLVNRGWVDQEALPDLYRQMDIVIVPSTWIEPFGITALEGMSCALPVVASRIGGLAHSIAHDVTGYHVEPGDAGDLANALRKLILDEGLRRRLGCAGRERVLQHYDWDVILDECYIGLVEKALAGNPGL